The Anolis carolinensis isolate JA03-04 chromosome 2, rAnoCar3.1.pri, whole genome shotgun sequence genome has a window encoding:
- the tamm41 gene encoding phosphatidate cytidylyltransferase, mitochondrial isoform X5 produces MWRGRRSVYIFVANRFSYFLGSWRRRRGGASLPPGLCPAFQAMPLPSSAVAFRRILAHFPPELSLAFAYGSGVFQQAGASSAETGNNMLDFVFAVDNSVTWHTTNLSKNRNHYSFLKYFGPKLIANIQNYGAGIYYNTLVPCNGRVIKYGVIRTDALIEDLLHWKTLYVAGRLQKPVKILTQSENLKLQLALTSNLKSAITAAFLMLPESFSEEDLYMQIAGLSYSGDFRMIIGEDKSKVMNIVKPNMLHFQKLYSNILEDCPQVVYKHQMGKLEVLQGDFVVSFCSMLAIPFSWKA; encoded by the exons ATGTGGCGCGGAAGGCGAAGTGTTTATATTTTCGTCGCAAACCGCTTTTCGTACTTCCTCGGCTCCTGGCGGAGAAGGCGAGGTGGCGCCTCACTTCCGCCCGGCCTTTGCCCAGCCTTCCAAGCCATGCCTTTGCCCAGCTCGGCGGTGGCCTTCCGCAGGATCCTCGCCCATTTCCCCCCGGAGCTCAGCCTCGCCTTCGCCTATGGCTCCGGGGTCTTCCAGCAGGCGGGGGCCTCCTCCGCGGAGACGGGG AACAACATGCTGGACTTTGTGTTTGCAGTCGATAATTCTGTTACATGGCATACGACAAACCTGTCCAAAAATCGGAACCATTATTCCTTCCTAAAATATTTTGGGCCAAAACTAATCGCTAACATCCAGAATTATGGAGCAGGGATTTACTACAATACACTAGTGCCTTGTAATGGCAGG GTTATCAAATATGGCGTCATTCGTACAGATGCCCTAATTGAAGATTTGCTTCACTGGAAGACTCTGTATGTAGCTGGGCGTCTACAAAAGCCG GTCAAAATCCTTACACAGAGTGAGAATCTGAAGTTGCAGCTTGCCCTCACTAGCAACTTGAAGAGTGCCATCACAGCAGCCTTTCTGATGCTGCCTGAGAGTTTTTCTGAAGAAGATCTTTATATGCAGATTGCTGGACTCTCGTATAGTG GTGACTTCAGAATGATCATTGGAGAAGATAAGTCAAAGGTGATGAACAtagtgaagccaaacatgttacATTTTCAGAAACTGTACAGTAACATTTTGGAAGATTGCCCACAAGTGGTGTACAAGCATCAGATGGGCAAGCTGGAG GTACTCCAGGGTGACTTTGTGGTCAGCTTCTGCTCGATGTTGGCTATACCATTCTCCTGGAAAGCCTAG
- the tamm41 gene encoding phosphatidate cytidylyltransferase, mitochondrial isoform X1 has product MWRGRRSVYIFVANRFSYFLGSWRRRRGGASLPPGLCPAFQAMPLPSSAVAFRRILAHFPPELSLAFAYGSGVFQQAGASSAETGNNMLDFVFAVDNSVTWHTTNLSKNRNHYSFLKYFGPKLIANIQNYGAGIYYNTLVPCNGRVIKYGVIRTDALIEDLLHWKTLYVAGRLQKPVKILTQSENLKLQLALTSNLKSAITAAFLMLPESFSEEDLYMQIAGLSYSGDFRMIIGEDKSKVMNIVKPNMLHFQKLYSNILEDCPQVVYKHQMGKLEIDKSPEGQFAQLMALPRTLQQQITSLMDPPGKNRDVEEILLQVAHDPDCGLVVHQGISGIVRSSSLIQTAKTALTAGLWAPCMKCIDGSSPGDALEIGLIGMKKSVTYSMKKLYKMTKGWLRRR; this is encoded by the exons ATGTGGCGCGGAAGGCGAAGTGTTTATATTTTCGTCGCAAACCGCTTTTCGTACTTCCTCGGCTCCTGGCGGAGAAGGCGAGGTGGCGCCTCACTTCCGCCCGGCCTTTGCCCAGCCTTCCAAGCCATGCCTTTGCCCAGCTCGGCGGTGGCCTTCCGCAGGATCCTCGCCCATTTCCCCCCGGAGCTCAGCCTCGCCTTCGCCTATGGCTCCGGGGTCTTCCAGCAGGCGGGGGCCTCCTCCGCGGAGACGGGG AACAACATGCTGGACTTTGTGTTTGCAGTCGATAATTCTGTTACATGGCATACGACAAACCTGTCCAAAAATCGGAACCATTATTCCTTCCTAAAATATTTTGGGCCAAAACTAATCGCTAACATCCAGAATTATGGAGCAGGGATTTACTACAATACACTAGTGCCTTGTAATGGCAGG GTTATCAAATATGGCGTCATTCGTACAGATGCCCTAATTGAAGATTTGCTTCACTGGAAGACTCTGTATGTAGCTGGGCGTCTACAAAAGCCG GTCAAAATCCTTACACAGAGTGAGAATCTGAAGTTGCAGCTTGCCCTCACTAGCAACTTGAAGAGTGCCATCACAGCAGCCTTTCTGATGCTGCCTGAGAGTTTTTCTGAAGAAGATCTTTATATGCAGATTGCTGGACTCTCGTATAGTG GTGACTTCAGAATGATCATTGGAGAAGATAAGTCAAAGGTGATGAACAtagtgaagccaaacatgttacATTTTCAGAAACTGTACAGTAACATTTTGGAAGATTGCCCACAAGTGGTGTACAAGCATCAGATGGGCAAGCTGGAG ATAGATAAGAGCCCCGAAGGTCAATTTGCACAGCTAATGGCTCTCCCAAGGACACTGCAGCAGCAAATAACATCTCTCATGGACCCTCCAGGGAAGAACAGGGATGTGGAAGAAATTTTATTGCAAGTCGCCCATGACCCTGACTGTGGGTTAGTGGTACATCAGG GCATTTCAGGAATTGTGAGATCGTCCAGCCTAATTCAGACTGCTAAAActgccctaacagctg GTTTATGGGCTCCCTGCATGAAGTGCATTGATGGTAGCAGTCCAGGAGATGCCTTAGAAATAGGTTTGATTG GAATGAAAAAGTCGGTGACCTACAGCATGAAGAAACTCTACAAAATGACAAAAGGATGGCTAAGAAGGAGGTGA
- the tamm41 gene encoding phosphatidate cytidylyltransferase, mitochondrial isoform X3, which translates to MWRGRRSVYIFVANRFSYFLGSWRRRRGGASLPPGLCPAFQAMPLPSSAVAFRRILAHFPPELSLAFAYGSGVFQQAGASSAETGVIKYGVIRTDALIEDLLHWKTLYVAGRLQKPVKILTQSENLKLQLALTSNLKSAITAAFLMLPESFSEEDLYMQIAGLSYSGDFRMIIGEDKSKVMNIVKPNMLHFQKLYSNILEDCPQVVYKHQMGKLEIDKSPEGQFAQLMALPRTLQQQITSLMDPPGKNRDVEEILLQVAHDPDCGLVVHQGISGIVRSSSLIQTAKTALTAGLWAPCMKCIDGSSPGDALEIGLIGMKKSVTYSMKKLYKMTKGWLRRR; encoded by the exons ATGTGGCGCGGAAGGCGAAGTGTTTATATTTTCGTCGCAAACCGCTTTTCGTACTTCCTCGGCTCCTGGCGGAGAAGGCGAGGTGGCGCCTCACTTCCGCCCGGCCTTTGCCCAGCCTTCCAAGCCATGCCTTTGCCCAGCTCGGCGGTGGCCTTCCGCAGGATCCTCGCCCATTTCCCCCCGGAGCTCAGCCTCGCCTTCGCCTATGGCTCCGGGGTCTTCCAGCAGGCGGGGGCCTCCTCCGCGGAGACGGGG GTTATCAAATATGGCGTCATTCGTACAGATGCCCTAATTGAAGATTTGCTTCACTGGAAGACTCTGTATGTAGCTGGGCGTCTACAAAAGCCG GTCAAAATCCTTACACAGAGTGAGAATCTGAAGTTGCAGCTTGCCCTCACTAGCAACTTGAAGAGTGCCATCACAGCAGCCTTTCTGATGCTGCCTGAGAGTTTTTCTGAAGAAGATCTTTATATGCAGATTGCTGGACTCTCGTATAGTG GTGACTTCAGAATGATCATTGGAGAAGATAAGTCAAAGGTGATGAACAtagtgaagccaaacatgttacATTTTCAGAAACTGTACAGTAACATTTTGGAAGATTGCCCACAAGTGGTGTACAAGCATCAGATGGGCAAGCTGGAG ATAGATAAGAGCCCCGAAGGTCAATTTGCACAGCTAATGGCTCTCCCAAGGACACTGCAGCAGCAAATAACATCTCTCATGGACCCTCCAGGGAAGAACAGGGATGTGGAAGAAATTTTATTGCAAGTCGCCCATGACCCTGACTGTGGGTTAGTGGTACATCAGG GCATTTCAGGAATTGTGAGATCGTCCAGCCTAATTCAGACTGCTAAAActgccctaacagctg GTTTATGGGCTCCCTGCATGAAGTGCATTGATGGTAGCAGTCCAGGAGATGCCTTAGAAATAGGTTTGATTG GAATGAAAAAGTCGGTGACCTACAGCATGAAGAAACTCTACAAAATGACAAAAGGATGGCTAAGAAGGAGGTGA
- the tamm41 gene encoding phosphatidate cytidylyltransferase, mitochondrial isoform X7, with the protein MWRGRRSVYIFVANRFSYFLGSWRRRRGGASLPPGLCPAFQAMPLPSSAVAFRRILAHFPPELSLAFAYGSGVFQQAGASSAETGNNMLDFVFAVDNSVTWHTTNLSKNRNHYSFLKYFGPKLIANIQNYGAGIYYNTLVPCNGRVIKYGVIRTDALIEDLLHWKTLYVAGRLQKPVKILTQSENLKLQLALTSNLKSAITAAFLMLPESFSEEDLYMQIAGLSYSGDFRMIIGEDKSKVMNIVKPNMLHFQKLYSNILEDCPQVVYKHQMGKLEIRAPKVNLHS; encoded by the exons ATGTGGCGCGGAAGGCGAAGTGTTTATATTTTCGTCGCAAACCGCTTTTCGTACTTCCTCGGCTCCTGGCGGAGAAGGCGAGGTGGCGCCTCACTTCCGCCCGGCCTTTGCCCAGCCTTCCAAGCCATGCCTTTGCCCAGCTCGGCGGTGGCCTTCCGCAGGATCCTCGCCCATTTCCCCCCGGAGCTCAGCCTCGCCTTCGCCTATGGCTCCGGGGTCTTCCAGCAGGCGGGGGCCTCCTCCGCGGAGACGGGG AACAACATGCTGGACTTTGTGTTTGCAGTCGATAATTCTGTTACATGGCATACGACAAACCTGTCCAAAAATCGGAACCATTATTCCTTCCTAAAATATTTTGGGCCAAAACTAATCGCTAACATCCAGAATTATGGAGCAGGGATTTACTACAATACACTAGTGCCTTGTAATGGCAGG GTTATCAAATATGGCGTCATTCGTACAGATGCCCTAATTGAAGATTTGCTTCACTGGAAGACTCTGTATGTAGCTGGGCGTCTACAAAAGCCG GTCAAAATCCTTACACAGAGTGAGAATCTGAAGTTGCAGCTTGCCCTCACTAGCAACTTGAAGAGTGCCATCACAGCAGCCTTTCTGATGCTGCCTGAGAGTTTTTCTGAAGAAGATCTTTATATGCAGATTGCTGGACTCTCGTATAGTG GTGACTTCAGAATGATCATTGGAGAAGATAAGTCAAAGGTGATGAACAtagtgaagccaaacatgttacATTTTCAGAAACTGTACAGTAACATTTTGGAAGATTGCCCACAAGTGGTGTACAAGCATCAGATGGGCAAGCTGGAG ATAAGAGCCCCGAAGGTCAATTTGCACAGCTAA
- the tamm41 gene encoding phosphatidate cytidylyltransferase, mitochondrial isoform X6, translated as MWRGRRSVYIFVANRFSYFLGSWRRRRGGASLPPGLCPAFQAMPLPSSAVAFRRILAHFPPELSLAFAYGSGVFQQAGASSAETGNNMLDFVFAVDNSVTWHTTNLSKNRNHYSFLKYFGPKLIANIQNYGAGIYYNTLVPCNGRVIKYGVIRTDALIEDLLHWKTLYVAGRLQKPVKILTQSENLKLQLALTSNLKSAITAAFLMLPESFSEEDLYMQIAGLSYSGDFRMIIGEDKSKVMNIVKPNMLHFQKLYSNILEDCPQVVYKHQMGKLEEWVHGARTFSRSMKNLASDI; from the exons ATGTGGCGCGGAAGGCGAAGTGTTTATATTTTCGTCGCAAACCGCTTTTCGTACTTCCTCGGCTCCTGGCGGAGAAGGCGAGGTGGCGCCTCACTTCCGCCCGGCCTTTGCCCAGCCTTCCAAGCCATGCCTTTGCCCAGCTCGGCGGTGGCCTTCCGCAGGATCCTCGCCCATTTCCCCCCGGAGCTCAGCCTCGCCTTCGCCTATGGCTCCGGGGTCTTCCAGCAGGCGGGGGCCTCCTCCGCGGAGACGGGG AACAACATGCTGGACTTTGTGTTTGCAGTCGATAATTCTGTTACATGGCATACGACAAACCTGTCCAAAAATCGGAACCATTATTCCTTCCTAAAATATTTTGGGCCAAAACTAATCGCTAACATCCAGAATTATGGAGCAGGGATTTACTACAATACACTAGTGCCTTGTAATGGCAGG GTTATCAAATATGGCGTCATTCGTACAGATGCCCTAATTGAAGATTTGCTTCACTGGAAGACTCTGTATGTAGCTGGGCGTCTACAAAAGCCG GTCAAAATCCTTACACAGAGTGAGAATCTGAAGTTGCAGCTTGCCCTCACTAGCAACTTGAAGAGTGCCATCACAGCAGCCTTTCTGATGCTGCCTGAGAGTTTTTCTGAAGAAGATCTTTATATGCAGATTGCTGGACTCTCGTATAGTG GTGACTTCAGAATGATCATTGGAGAAGATAAGTCAAAGGTGATGAACAtagtgaagccaaacatgttacATTTTCAGAAACTGTACAGTAACATTTTGGAAGATTGCCCACAAGTGGTGTACAAGCATCAGATGGGCAAGCTGGAG GAGTGGGTGCATGGAGCCAGAACATTCAGCCGTTCCATGAAGAATTTGGCTTCTGATATTTAA
- the tamm41 gene encoding phosphatidate cytidylyltransferase, mitochondrial isoform X4, translated as MLDFVFAVDNSVTWHTTNLSKNRNHYSFLKYFGPKLIANIQNYGAGIYYNTLVPCNGRVIKYGVIRTDALIEDLLHWKTLYVAGRLQKPVKILTQSENLKLQLALTSNLKSAITAAFLMLPESFSEEDLYMQIAGLSYSGDFRMIIGEDKSKVMNIVKPNMLHFQKLYSNILEDCPQVVYKHQMGKLEIDKSPEGQFAQLMALPRTLQQQITSLMDPPGKNRDVEEILLQVAHDPDCGLVVHQGISGIVRSSSLIQTAKTALTAGLWAPCMKCIDGSSPGDALEIGLIGMKKSVTYSMKKLYKMTKGWLRRR; from the exons ATGCTGGACTTTGTGTTTGCAGTCGATAATTCTGTTACATGGCATACGACAAACCTGTCCAAAAATCGGAACCATTATTCCTTCCTAAAATATTTTGGGCCAAAACTAATCGCTAACATCCAGAATTATGGAGCAGGGATTTACTACAATACACTAGTGCCTTGTAATGGCAGG GTTATCAAATATGGCGTCATTCGTACAGATGCCCTAATTGAAGATTTGCTTCACTGGAAGACTCTGTATGTAGCTGGGCGTCTACAAAAGCCG GTCAAAATCCTTACACAGAGTGAGAATCTGAAGTTGCAGCTTGCCCTCACTAGCAACTTGAAGAGTGCCATCACAGCAGCCTTTCTGATGCTGCCTGAGAGTTTTTCTGAAGAAGATCTTTATATGCAGATTGCTGGACTCTCGTATAGTG GTGACTTCAGAATGATCATTGGAGAAGATAAGTCAAAGGTGATGAACAtagtgaagccaaacatgttacATTTTCAGAAACTGTACAGTAACATTTTGGAAGATTGCCCACAAGTGGTGTACAAGCATCAGATGGGCAAGCTGGAG ATAGATAAGAGCCCCGAAGGTCAATTTGCACAGCTAATGGCTCTCCCAAGGACACTGCAGCAGCAAATAACATCTCTCATGGACCCTCCAGGGAAGAACAGGGATGTGGAAGAAATTTTATTGCAAGTCGCCCATGACCCTGACTGTGGGTTAGTGGTACATCAGG GCATTTCAGGAATTGTGAGATCGTCCAGCCTAATTCAGACTGCTAAAActgccctaacagctg GTTTATGGGCTCCCTGCATGAAGTGCATTGATGGTAGCAGTCCAGGAGATGCCTTAGAAATAGGTTTGATTG GAATGAAAAAGTCGGTGACCTACAGCATGAAGAAACTCTACAAAATGACAAAAGGATGGCTAAGAAGGAGGTGA
- the tamm41 gene encoding phosphatidate cytidylyltransferase, mitochondrial isoform X2 yields MWRGRRSVYIFVANRFSYFLGSWRRRRGGASLPPGLCPAFQAMPLPSSAVAFRRILAHFPPELSLAFAYGSGVFQQAGASSAETGNNMLDFVFAVDNSVTWHTTNLSKNRNHYSFLKYFGPKLIANIQNYGAGIYYNTLVPCNGRVIKYGVIRTDALIEDLLHWKTLYVAGRLQKPVKILTQSENLKLQLALTSNLKSAITAAFLMLPESFSEEDLYMQIAGLSYSGDFRMIIGEDKSKVMNIVKPNMLHFQKLYSNILEDCPQVVYKHQMGKLEIDKSPEGQFAQLMALPRTLQQQITSLMDPPGKNRDVEEILLQVAHDPDCGLVVHQGISGIVRSSSLIQTAKTALTAGMKKSVTYSMKKLYKMTKGWLRRR; encoded by the exons ATGTGGCGCGGAAGGCGAAGTGTTTATATTTTCGTCGCAAACCGCTTTTCGTACTTCCTCGGCTCCTGGCGGAGAAGGCGAGGTGGCGCCTCACTTCCGCCCGGCCTTTGCCCAGCCTTCCAAGCCATGCCTTTGCCCAGCTCGGCGGTGGCCTTCCGCAGGATCCTCGCCCATTTCCCCCCGGAGCTCAGCCTCGCCTTCGCCTATGGCTCCGGGGTCTTCCAGCAGGCGGGGGCCTCCTCCGCGGAGACGGGG AACAACATGCTGGACTTTGTGTTTGCAGTCGATAATTCTGTTACATGGCATACGACAAACCTGTCCAAAAATCGGAACCATTATTCCTTCCTAAAATATTTTGGGCCAAAACTAATCGCTAACATCCAGAATTATGGAGCAGGGATTTACTACAATACACTAGTGCCTTGTAATGGCAGG GTTATCAAATATGGCGTCATTCGTACAGATGCCCTAATTGAAGATTTGCTTCACTGGAAGACTCTGTATGTAGCTGGGCGTCTACAAAAGCCG GTCAAAATCCTTACACAGAGTGAGAATCTGAAGTTGCAGCTTGCCCTCACTAGCAACTTGAAGAGTGCCATCACAGCAGCCTTTCTGATGCTGCCTGAGAGTTTTTCTGAAGAAGATCTTTATATGCAGATTGCTGGACTCTCGTATAGTG GTGACTTCAGAATGATCATTGGAGAAGATAAGTCAAAGGTGATGAACAtagtgaagccaaacatgttacATTTTCAGAAACTGTACAGTAACATTTTGGAAGATTGCCCACAAGTGGTGTACAAGCATCAGATGGGCAAGCTGGAG ATAGATAAGAGCCCCGAAGGTCAATTTGCACAGCTAATGGCTCTCCCAAGGACACTGCAGCAGCAAATAACATCTCTCATGGACCCTCCAGGGAAGAACAGGGATGTGGAAGAAATTTTATTGCAAGTCGCCCATGACCCTGACTGTGGGTTAGTGGTACATCAGG GCATTTCAGGAATTGTGAGATCGTCCAGCCTAATTCAGACTGCTAAAActgccctaacagctg GAATGAAAAAGTCGGTGACCTACAGCATGAAGAAACTCTACAAAATGACAAAAGGATGGCTAAGAAGGAGGTGA